A genomic region of Catalinimonas niigatensis contains the following coding sequences:
- the fabG gene encoding 3-oxoacyl-ACP reductase FabG, whose product MKYALVTGGSRGIGRAICVKLAAQGYNILINYVVNETAALDTLELVKDKGVKGELICFDVANRAQTREVLSAWYTKHAEDTIEVLVNNSGIRKDNLLIWMQDEEWDDVLNVSLGGFYNVSKQVIPEMIKTKGGRIINIVSLSGLKGLPGQTNYSAAKAAVIGATKALSQELGRREITVNAVAPGFIKTEMTEGIEEKEYKSHIPLRRFGTAEEVAELVGFLASPNASYITGEVISINGGLF is encoded by the coding sequence ATGAAATATGCATTGGTAACCGGAGGGTCCCGCGGTATAGGAAGAGCAATTTGTGTAAAACTTGCTGCACAAGGGTATAATATTTTGATCAATTATGTAGTAAACGAGACTGCAGCACTGGATACATTAGAACTGGTAAAAGATAAAGGAGTAAAAGGAGAATTGATCTGTTTTGATGTAGCTAATCGTGCTCAAACCCGGGAAGTGCTATCCGCCTGGTACACCAAGCATGCAGAGGACACGATTGAAGTATTGGTTAATAATTCAGGTATCAGAAAAGACAATCTGCTAATTTGGATGCAGGACGAAGAGTGGGATGATGTACTGAATGTTAGCTTAGGGGGATTTTATAATGTAAGCAAGCAAGTCATCCCTGAAATGATAAAGACAAAGGGAGGTAGAATCATCAATATTGTTTCTCTGTCAGGGTTGAAAGGGTTACCAGGGCAAACGAATTATTCGGCGGCCAAAGCTGCAGTCATAGGCGCTACTAAGGCTCTCTCTCAGGAGCTGGGGCGTCGTGAAATTACAGTAAATGCAGTGGCTCCCGGCTTTATCAAAACTGAAATGACTGAGGGTATAGAAGAAAAAGAATATAAATCACATATCCCTTTAAGGCGATTTGGAACGGCAGAAGAGGTAGCAGAATTAGTAGGCTTTCTGGCTTCCCCCAATGCTTCTTATATCACCGGGGAAGTTATTTCCATCAATGGAGGCTTATTTTAA
- a CDS encoding beta-ketoacyl-[acyl-carrier-protein] synthase family protein, with protein MKRVVITGIGIYSCIGQNIGEVRDSLYHGKSGIGIDESRKELGFRSALTGQVPKPELKELLSRRQRIGLAEQGEYAYVSTLEALKQAKIDEDVLEKEEVGIIFGNDSSAKPSIEAFEQLRIKKDTTLIGSGSVFQSMNSTVTMNLSTIFKLKGINFTVSAACASGSHAIGMGYLMVKNGLQEKIICGGAQEVNFHSMGSFDGLSTFSIREDEPTKASRPFDRDRDGLIPSGGAATVIIESYESAVKRGAPILGEILGYGFSSNGEHISHPNVSGCTRSLEMVLQQANVQASDIQYINAHATSTIAGDLSEGKAIRDVFGASKPFISSTKSMTGHEMWMAGASEIVYSILMMHHNFIAPNINLENPEEELKDLNFAYQLVEKKFDTFLSNSFGFGGTNSSIVIRKI; from the coding sequence ATGAAAAGGGTTGTTATTACCGGCATAGGGATCTATTCCTGTATAGGGCAAAATATTGGGGAGGTACGTGATTCCTTGTATCATGGAAAATCAGGTATAGGTATAGATGAAAGTAGAAAAGAGCTAGGTTTCAGGTCTGCACTTACCGGTCAGGTGCCCAAGCCCGAGTTAAAGGAATTACTCAGCAGGAGGCAGCGAATAGGTCTGGCAGAGCAAGGTGAGTACGCTTACGTTTCTACCCTGGAAGCTTTAAAGCAGGCGAAAATAGATGAAGATGTACTGGAGAAAGAAGAAGTAGGTATCATTTTTGGAAATGATAGTTCGGCCAAACCTTCCATTGAAGCCTTTGAGCAATTGCGCATCAAAAAAGATACTACACTAATAGGTAGCGGGTCCGTTTTTCAGTCTATGAACTCCACCGTTACCATGAACTTATCCACCATCTTCAAACTCAAAGGCATTAACTTTACCGTTAGTGCTGCTTGTGCCAGTGGATCTCATGCTATTGGCATGGGCTATCTGATGGTGAAAAACGGTTTGCAGGAGAAAATTATATGCGGTGGTGCGCAGGAAGTGAATTTTCATTCTATGGGTAGCTTTGATGGCCTGAGCACCTTTTCCATAAGAGAAGATGAACCCACCAAAGCTTCCCGCCCCTTTGATAGAGATAGAGATGGTCTTATCCCCAGTGGTGGTGCGGCTACGGTCATTATTGAGAGCTATGAGTCAGCTGTGAAAAGAGGGGCACCTATTTTAGGTGAAATTCTCGGCTACGGATTTTCTTCTAATGGTGAGCATATTTCTCATCCTAATGTATCAGGCTGTACCCGCTCCCTGGAAATGGTCTTGCAGCAGGCAAATGTACAGGCTTCAGATATTCAGTATATCAATGCGCATGCTACCTCTACCATTGCCGGTGACCTAAGCGAAGGAAAAGCAATCCGGGATGTGTTTGGTGCAAGCAAACCTTTCATAAGCTCTACTAAGTCTATGACAGGGCATGAGATGTGGATGGCCGGAGCCAGTGAGATTGTGTATTCTATATTAATGATGCACCACAATTTTATTGCCCCTAATATTAATTTAGAGAACCCGGAAGAGGAACTGAAAGATCTTAATTTTGCTTATCAGCTTGTCGAGAAAAAGTTTGATACTTTTCTATCCAATTCCTTTGGTTTTGGAGGTACCAACTCCTCAATTGTTATCAGAAAAATTTAA
- a CDS encoding acyl carrier protein gives MILTKEEIIDRINGFLIEEFEVDAEEIHPEANLKNTLQLDSLDYVDLVVEVESNFGFKVKPEDFQGIHTFLDFYEYIIQKVDSK, from the coding sequence ATGATTTTGACTAAGGAGGAAATAATAGACAGAATCAATGGATTCCTGATTGAAGAGTTTGAAGTAGATGCTGAGGAGATTCACCCTGAGGCAAATCTGAAAAACACTTTACAGCTGGATAGCCTTGACTATGTAGATTTAGTAGTTGAGGTTGAGAGTAATTTTGGCTTTAAAGTAAAGCCGGAAGATTTTCAGGGTATTCATACATTTCTGGATTTCTATGAATACATTATCCAAAAAGTAGACAGCAAATAA
- a CDS encoding LpxL/LpxP family acyltransferase → MSSQKQPPKKGASWKGKTRGGLLGYQIFIFVLKRLGLKVAYLLLRIVAAYFVLFAPLATRSIYHYFRQILKYNRWKSSKSVYCNFYRFGQTLLDKIAIISGMDSSFSYTFDGKHHLQELSDSHQGGILISAHLGNWEIAGFFLKDVNLKVNIVMLEAEHEKIKNYLGQVMHNQNVHVIPIKEDLSHIFLINKALRNKEVICMHGDRFVEGSRVAPMQFMGKKAFFPLGPFTMAAKLNVPYTFVYAVKSNDHHYYLSATPLQHDKKKPMEILQDYIDILENKVKQSPLQWFNYYDFWSENLRGGIFEKQEHEKVANETGR, encoded by the coding sequence ATGTCCTCCCAGAAACAACCACCCAAGAAAGGAGCTAGCTGGAAAGGTAAAACTCGGGGAGGGTTGCTGGGTTATCAAATTTTCATCTTCGTACTTAAGCGCCTGGGCTTAAAAGTAGCATATCTCTTATTAAGAATTGTGGCTGCTTATTTTGTGTTGTTCGCACCCCTGGCCACGCGTAGTATTTATCACTACTTTAGACAAATACTGAAATACAATCGTTGGAAGTCAAGTAAATCAGTCTATTGTAATTTCTATCGTTTTGGTCAGACCTTGCTTGATAAGATAGCCATTATCTCCGGAATGGATAGCTCATTCAGCTATACCTTTGATGGAAAGCATCACCTACAGGAACTGAGTGATAGCCATCAGGGAGGTATTCTGATCAGTGCGCACCTGGGTAACTGGGAAATTGCCGGCTTTTTTCTTAAAGATGTGAATCTGAAGGTAAACATTGTGATGCTCGAGGCTGAACATGAAAAAATTAAAAACTACCTTGGTCAGGTAATGCACAATCAAAATGTACATGTGATTCCTATCAAAGAAGATCTCTCGCATATTTTTTTGATTAATAAAGCATTGCGTAATAAGGAAGTTATCTGTATGCATGGGGATCGTTTTGTGGAAGGAAGCAGGGTTGCTCCCATGCAGTTTATGGGCAAAAAAGCATTCTTTCCTCTAGGGCCTTTTACCATGGCGGCCAAACTGAACGTACCTTATACTTTTGTTTATGCAGTAAAATCGAATGACCATCATTATTATCTGTCGGCAACGCCGCTTCAACATGATAAAAAGAAGCCGATGGAGATTTTGCAGGATTATATAGATATACTTGAAAATAAAGTAAAGCAATCTCCGCTTCAGTGGTTCAACTACTATGACTTCTGGAGTGAAAACCTCAGAGGAGGCATATTTGAAAAGCAAGAACATGAAAAAGTTGCCAATGAAACAGGGAGATGA
- a CDS encoding acyl-CoA thioesterase, translated as MLVNRKESEARFSEVDSMGIVWHGHYIRYFEDGREAFGKEHSLGYMHVYEQGFFIPIVNVNCNYKRPIRYNEPLMIETRYVDTPAAKIIFNYTLYNKHSKEIYATGSSEQVFLTRERELHLTVPDFFVQWKKDRGIVTS; from the coding sequence ATGCTCGTCAATAGAAAAGAATCAGAAGCACGTTTTAGTGAGGTAGACAGCATGGGCATCGTCTGGCATGGTCATTATATCCGCTATTTTGAAGATGGGCGGGAAGCCTTTGGCAAAGAGCATAGCTTGGGGTATATGCACGTGTATGAGCAGGGCTTTTTTATACCTATCGTCAATGTAAACTGTAATTATAAAAGACCTATCCGCTACAATGAGCCTTTGATGATCGAGACGCGATATGTAGATACTCCCGCTGCTAAGATTATTTTTAATTACACTTTATACAATAAGCACAGCAAGGAAATATATGCCACCGGTAGTTCTGAGCAGGTTTTTCTGACCAGAGAAAGAGAGTTGCACCTCACCGTGCCGGACTTTTTTGTGCAATGGAAAAAGGATAGAGGAATTGTAACTTCATAA
- a CDS encoding beta-ketoacyl-[acyl-carrier-protein] synthase family protein: MRVYSIADHIISPLGFGTDQNFLALKKAQSGLREVDADELFPEPFYGATIPKNQLLEQFDFEDPDKFSFLEKLFILSIRSVLQAVPGLHEKRLLLIISTTKGNIDLLKKDSRGLTGERIQLAEMAKVVNHYFSIPHAPIVVSNACISGVSAMLTASKLIRMGMYDHVLVSGGDILSEFTLSGFHCLKAMSEEACRPYDQARKGINLGESCGTVLLSNDTALCSDKQALSVISGGGQSNDANHISGPSRTGKGLKIAIKQALRTAGAGTALPPEEIGYINAHGTATPFNDEMEAIAFHDLGLKDVPLNSLKAYFGHTLGAAGVIESIMAIRQMNHNLLFKSLGYEQHGVSMDMNVLKENKEVSELQYIMKTVSGFGGCNAAVIMEKV, encoded by the coding sequence TTGAGAGTCTACTCGATTGCCGACCACATCATCAGCCCATTGGGTTTTGGCACCGACCAGAACTTTCTGGCACTTAAAAAAGCGCAAAGTGGGCTAAGAGAAGTAGATGCTGATGAGCTTTTTCCTGAGCCATTTTACGGAGCAACCATTCCAAAAAACCAACTGCTGGAGCAATTTGATTTTGAAGATCCAGACAAATTCAGTTTTCTGGAAAAACTATTTATACTTTCTATCCGCTCAGTGCTTCAGGCTGTACCTGGTCTTCATGAAAAAAGGCTTTTGCTTATCATTTCCACCACCAAAGGAAACATTGACCTGCTGAAAAAAGATAGTCGTGGCTTAACGGGAGAAAGGATACAGCTTGCCGAGATGGCAAAAGTGGTGAATCATTACTTCTCCATTCCTCATGCACCTATTGTGGTGTCCAATGCCTGCATTTCGGGAGTGTCGGCTATGCTTACGGCTAGCAAACTCATTAGGATGGGCATGTACGATCATGTGCTGGTAAGCGGAGGAGATATATTGAGTGAGTTTACCTTATCGGGTTTTCATTGCCTGAAAGCCATGAGTGAAGAAGCTTGTCGTCCCTATGATCAGGCTCGTAAAGGAATCAATCTGGGCGAATCCTGTGGTACTGTTTTGCTAAGCAATGACACCGCTTTGTGTAGCGATAAACAAGCCTTGTCTGTCATTAGTGGAGGCGGTCAGTCCAACGATGCCAATCATATTTCGGGACCTTCTCGTACGGGCAAAGGTTTGAAAATAGCCATAAAGCAGGCATTGCGCACTGCCGGAGCTGGTACCGCTTTACCACCAGAGGAAATAGGTTATATCAATGCGCACGGTACTGCAACGCCTTTTAATGATGAAATGGAAGCTATCGCTTTTCATGATTTAGGCCTAAAAGACGTACCGCTGAATAGTCTGAAAGCTTACTTTGGCCATACTTTGGGAGCTGCTGGTGTCATAGAAAGTATCATGGCTATTCGCCAGATGAATCATAATTTACTGTTCAAATCTTTGGGATATGAGCAGCATGGCGTAAGCATGGATATGAATGTGCTGAAAGAAAATAAGGAGGTTTCAGAACTGCAGTATATCATGAAGACAGTTTCGGGCTTTGGAGGGTGTAATGCTGCTGTAATTATGGAAAAAGTATGA
- a CDS encoding beta-ketoacyl-[acyl-carrier-protein] synthase family protein has protein sequence MKLVISAYSTFMPEGLFKNGSPFYENQTGADFNDFSKKAYRYMNLGYAKFFKMDELCKLAFLSAELLLKDKKLQITEEGTDIALVLGNKHSSLVSDMKHYESYQNRDEYFPSPAVFVYTLPNIMMGELCIRHQIRGENSCFMMDEFQANFVYQYVHDLFEHEQYNYCITGWVDYSLEDYNAALCLVEKSIDGNKWIATFEPDFMNLITARYG, from the coding sequence ATGAAACTGGTCATTTCAGCATATAGCACTTTTATGCCAGAGGGTTTATTTAAAAATGGAAGTCCATTTTATGAAAATCAGACCGGAGCGGATTTTAATGACTTTAGCAAAAAAGCTTATCGCTATATGAATCTTGGCTATGCCAAATTTTTTAAAATGGATGAGCTGTGTAAGCTGGCTTTTTTAAGCGCCGAACTTTTGCTGAAAGATAAAAAGTTGCAAATAACAGAGGAGGGAACTGATATAGCCTTGGTTTTGGGCAATAAGCACTCTTCACTGGTGTCGGATATGAAACATTATGAGTCATATCAGAACCGTGATGAATATTTTCCCAGCCCGGCTGTATTTGTATATACTTTGCCCAACATTATGATGGGAGAACTCTGCATAAGGCATCAGATCAGGGGTGAAAATTCCTGCTTTATGATGGATGAGTTTCAGGCAAACTTTGTTTATCAATACGTTCATGATCTGTTTGAACATGAACAGTACAACTATTGCATTACAGGCTGGGTAGATTATAGCCTGGAAGATTATAATGCTGCCTTATGCCTGGTAGAGAAAAGCATTGATGGAAATAAATGGATCGCTACATTTGAACCGGATTTTATGAATTTAATTACTGCTAGATATGGATGA
- a CDS encoding phosphopantetheine-binding protein translates to MDELREKLKKDIIEYLNLEDLEPADISDEEPLFGDGVGLDSIDALELIVLLEKNYGIKIESPEEGKKVFRSVASMADYIKEKA, encoded by the coding sequence ATGGATGAACTTAGGGAAAAATTAAAAAAAGATATTATTGAATATCTGAATCTGGAAGACTTGGAACCAGCGGATATTAGCGATGAAGAACCTCTCTTTGGAGATGGCGTAGGGCTTGATTCTATTGATGCGCTGGAACTGATTGTATTGTTAGAAAAGAATTACGGTATCAAAATAGAGAGCCCGGAAGAGGGTAAAAAAGTATTCAGGTCAGTAGCTTCTATGGCAGATTACATTAAAGAAAAAGCGTAA
- a CDS encoding beta-ketoacyl-[acyl-carrier-protein] synthase family protein, with translation MKVYVTGLGIISALGEGVENNLSALQSGQTGIDYPYHLQSLHKDKLVAGEVKFANAELAQKAGLKPNKLYSRTTLLGLIAAQEAVASAGLSAQQIANTGLINGTSVGGMDISELHYMPFKKSYAAYGYEVFLGHDCGVCTEKIADRLGIKGHISTISTACSSSANAIMQAARLIRAGKVDRVIAGGTDALALFTLNGFNALKILDASWCKPFDQHRNGLNLGEGAAYLILESEEQAIERKAEILAEVIGYGNANDAYHQTASSPEGKGAYLAMKNAIEISGNDKLQIDYINVHGTGTQNNDLSESMALQMMFGENTPDYSSTKSFTGHTLGAAGGIEAVFSILALKHGLKFPNLNMERPMDVLAQPPLHQLKSSEPVRAVLSNSFGFGGNCTSLIFAR, from the coding sequence GTGAAGGTATATGTAACCGGTCTGGGCATTATTTCAGCATTAGGAGAAGGAGTTGAAAATAACCTGTCTGCTTTGCAAAGCGGGCAAACAGGTATAGACTACCCATACCATTTGCAGAGCCTTCATAAAGATAAGCTGGTAGCCGGTGAAGTAAAATTTGCCAATGCCGAGCTGGCTCAAAAAGCGGGTCTTAAACCCAACAAGCTGTATTCCCGCACCACGCTTTTGGGACTCATTGCTGCTCAGGAAGCAGTCGCATCTGCAGGGCTAAGTGCGCAGCAAATAGCTAACACTGGCCTGATCAATGGTACTTCGGTAGGAGGTATGGATATCTCGGAGCTTCACTATATGCCGTTCAAAAAATCTTATGCTGCTTATGGTTATGAAGTATTTTTAGGACATGATTGCGGCGTTTGTACCGAGAAAATAGCAGATCGTTTGGGTATAAAAGGCCATATCAGCACCATTAGCACTGCCTGTTCTTCCTCAGCCAATGCCATTATGCAGGCGGCACGTCTGATCAGGGCAGGAAAAGTAGATCGTGTAATTGCCGGAGGAACCGATGCACTCGCGCTTTTTACCCTTAATGGGTTCAATGCACTCAAAATTCTGGATGCTAGCTGGTGCAAACCTTTTGATCAGCATAGAAATGGTCTCAACCTGGGCGAAGGTGCTGCCTATCTGATATTAGAATCTGAAGAACAAGCTATTGAACGCAAAGCTGAAATTCTGGCAGAAGTAATAGGTTACGGAAACGCCAATGATGCGTATCATCAGACTGCTTCTTCTCCCGAAGGAAAAGGTGCCTATTTAGCCATGAAGAATGCCATTGAAATCAGTGGAAATGATAAGCTGCAAATCGATTATATCAATGTACACGGTACGGGCACACAAAATAATGATTTGTCGGAGAGCATGGCATTGCAAATGATGTTTGGAGAAAATACTCCCGACTATAGCTCTACCAAATCTTTTACCGGACATACATTAGGCGCAGCGGGTGGCATAGAAGCAGTATTTTCAATACTTGCCCTGAAGCACGGTTTAAAATTTCCAAACTTAAACATGGAGCGACCCATGGATGTACTTGCTCAACCTCCACTCCATCAACTAAAGTCTTCAGAGCCTGTCAGAGCAGTATTATCCAACTCTTTTGGTTTTGGTGGTAATTGTACATCTTTAATCTTTGCCCGCTAA
- a CDS encoding beta-ketoacyl synthase chain length factor: MKAYITAASAISPQHSFQEDAYLLETVLPEHGHFTAIEPVYRDYIDPKLSRRMSRVIKMSVTCAQQCLKSVGIAEPEAIIVGTGLGCLQDTEKFLLELLENQEGLLSPTAFIQSTHNTIAGQIALTLNCSAHNFTYVQRAHSFEKALEDGLLHVQEGKAQVLLGGVDEITPTLYEILAQAGCTGKSENPSLNFPNRWGEGASFFLLSAGPSENSLACIEGTASFYHPSITEEELVARVQEFLENHHLSFNTIDAVMLGMQSDMEVNALYHHLYDTAFSGKLLLQFKNLCGEYFTASAFAHQLAARVLQKQQVFKSIKLKGEAGSKLDNILFYNHYQGKYHTFSLLSRCQPSR; this comes from the coding sequence ATGAAAGCTTATATCACTGCCGCTTCTGCCATATCACCCCAGCATAGCTTTCAGGAAGATGCTTATTTGTTGGAAACTGTGCTGCCTGAACATGGCCATTTTACCGCCATAGAGCCAGTTTACCGGGACTATATTGATCCTAAGCTTTCCCGCCGTATGTCAAGGGTGATCAAGATGAGTGTGACTTGTGCTCAGCAGTGTTTGAAAAGCGTCGGAATAGCTGAGCCAGAAGCGATCATTGTAGGTACTGGACTGGGCTGTTTGCAGGATACTGAAAAGTTTTTGCTAGAGCTGCTGGAGAATCAGGAAGGCCTTTTATCTCCTACCGCTTTTATTCAATCCACTCATAATACCATAGCCGGGCAAATTGCCCTTACGCTAAACTGTAGCGCACATAACTTTACCTATGTGCAGCGCGCGCATTCCTTTGAGAAAGCACTGGAAGATGGTCTTTTACATGTACAGGAAGGTAAAGCTCAGGTGTTGCTGGGAGGGGTAGATGAGATAACACCCACTTTATACGAAATTTTGGCTCAGGCGGGCTGCACAGGCAAAAGCGAGAATCCATCCCTTAATTTCCCAAATAGGTGGGGAGAAGGCGCTTCCTTTTTTCTGCTTAGTGCCGGGCCTTCCGAAAATAGTTTAGCTTGTATAGAAGGAACAGCAAGCTTTTATCATCCTAGTATCACAGAAGAGGAACTTGTCGCAAGAGTTCAAGAGTTTTTAGAAAATCATCATCTATCATTTAATACCATTGATGCAGTAATGCTGGGCATGCAGAGCGATATGGAAGTTAACGCTCTTTATCATCATTTATACGACACTGCTTTTTCAGGCAAGCTATTGCTTCAGTTTAAAAACTTGTGCGGAGAATATTTTACCGCTTCAGCTTTTGCACATCAGCTGGCTGCCAGAGTATTGCAAAAGCAACAGGTTTTTAAGTCTATTAAGCTTAAAGGCGAAGCGGGAAGTAAGCTTGACAATATCCTTTTTTATAACCACTATCAGGGTAAGTATCATACCTTTAGCCTGCTTTCCAGATGTCAGCCTTCCAGATAG
- a CDS encoding polysaccharide deacetylase family protein: MSAFQIVRFLYIALMLSLLLVDFFIDIHILYYLVPTLVFVVLLAWGSADIGLNFFLKAQSALQTDQKVIALSFDDGPSAEYTPAILDLLDAYSAKATFFCIGHRIEKNEELLKTIVEKGHRVGNHSYSHSNFFSFFGTKKIMNEIRKTNSLIHRVSGQECEIFRPPYGVTNPPIAKAVKKCGMKVIGWNLRSLDTSTQDYHKVIDRVLKRIKAGSVILLHDDRQNTPKILEAILLYARQNNYQYALLHEPQN; encoded by the coding sequence ATGTCAGCCTTCCAGATAGTTCGTTTCCTCTATATTGCCCTGATGCTCTCGCTACTGTTAGTGGATTTCTTCATTGACATTCATATACTGTATTATCTCGTTCCTACTTTGGTTTTTGTAGTTTTGCTGGCCTGGGGCTCTGCCGATATAGGGCTTAATTTCTTTCTGAAAGCACAATCAGCTTTGCAAACCGATCAAAAAGTGATTGCACTTAGCTTTGACGACGGACCCTCTGCGGAGTATACTCCCGCTATTTTAGATCTGCTGGATGCCTATAGTGCCAAAGCTACTTTCTTTTGCATTGGCCATAGGATAGAAAAGAATGAAGAACTGCTGAAAACGATCGTGGAGAAAGGGCATAGGGTAGGCAACCATTCGTATTCGCACAGTAATTTCTTTTCCTTTTTTGGAACGAAGAAAATAATGAACGAAATCAGGAAGACGAATAGTTTAATACATAGAGTAAGTGGGCAGGAGTGTGAGATATTCAGACCGCCTTATGGTGTAACGAATCCACCGATCGCAAAAGCTGTCAAAAAATGCGGCATGAAAGTGATTGGGTGGAATTTACGGTCTTTGGATACTTCTACGCAGGACTACCATAAAGTGATAGATAGAGTTTTGAAGAGAATCAAAGCAGGGAGTGTGATTCTACTGCATGACGATCGGCAAAATACACCAAAAATTCTGGAAGCGATTTTGCTTTATGCTCGTCAGAACAATTATCAGTATGCTTTGCTACATGAACCGCAAAATTGA
- a CDS encoding outer membrane lipoprotein carrier protein LolA: protein MRNMVLGVILVFICAFQADEPNFAKMKDVSAFRNGVDQMAASTTSIQASFTQEKYLNVLSDKIVSQGSIHFKKPNLLRWEYHQPFEYGIILNGKEITIKDEGNVNSFDIASSQAFQQVNELIIHSVQGNVLDENRFDIEYLENDDLYLTKLLPKETQMAKFLKGIHIYFDKQNFTVAKIRLIEAEDDYTLITFSDKALNEPISDEQFAIK from the coding sequence ATGAGAAACATGGTTTTAGGAGTCATCTTGGTTTTTATATGTGCTTTTCAGGCAGATGAACCCAACTTTGCTAAGATGAAAGATGTGTCCGCATTCCGTAATGGGGTAGACCAGATGGCTGCTTCCACGACTTCTATACAGGCATCTTTCACGCAGGAAAAATATCTGAATGTTTTATCTGATAAAATTGTGTCGCAGGGAAGCATACATTTCAAAAAACCGAATCTGTTGCGCTGGGAGTATCATCAGCCTTTTGAGTACGGCATCATTCTTAATGGCAAAGAGATTACGATCAAAGATGAAGGCAATGTAAATTCCTTTGACATCGCTTCCAGCCAGGCTTTTCAACAGGTCAATGAGCTGATTATCCACAGTGTGCAAGGTAATGTACTGGATGAAAACAGATTTGATATTGAGTATCTGGAAAATGATGATCTTTATCTGACCAAACTTTTGCCCAAAGAGACGCAAATGGCTAAGTTCCTGAAAGGCATTCATATTTACTTTGACAAACAAAATTTTACGGTGGCAAAGATCAGACTGATAGAAGCCGAAGATGATTATACCCTTATCACATTCTCCGATAAAGCACTGAATGAACCTATATCTGATGAACAATTTGCCATCAAGTAG
- a CDS encoding hotdog family protein, giving the protein MLKNKLYTFASLEEQDNGKYRVEVTLDPTHTIFEGHFPTQPVLPGVCLMEILKEILREVKNKPLNLKSAANIKYLKTVDPGLDPRLVFEVQVNEEAGELKVNATSFLQDGSPNFKIKASFT; this is encoded by the coding sequence ATGCTGAAAAATAAATTGTACACTTTCGCTTCACTGGAGGAGCAGGACAATGGAAAGTATCGGGTAGAGGTTACGCTAGATCCTACGCATACTATTTTTGAAGGACACTTTCCTACGCAGCCTGTGCTTCCCGGGGTTTGTCTGATGGAAATTCTGAAAGAGATATTGAGAGAGGTCAAGAATAAGCCTTTAAATTTAAAAAGTGCGGCCAATATCAAGTATCTTAAGACAGTTGATCCCGGACTAGATCCACGTTTGGTATTTGAGGTACAGGTGAACGAGGAAGCGGGGGAACTGAAAGTAAATGCTACCTCTTTTCTGCAGGATGGTTCTCCTAATTTTAAGATCAAAGCAAGCTTTACGTAG